A portion of the Borrelia parkeri genome contains these proteins:
- a CDS encoding P13 family porin, with amino-acid sequence MKQVLILMLFFVCIVVSFSQSYDEMASDTVVVRGNMDNKLLLYEIHKQNTLVPFLLNFFVGFGTGSFVQGDITGGLLILGFDMLGFGLISGGIYSLSQHQGINTPTVALSLMSLGGITLFVTRIVEIIIPFTYASSYNRNLREKLGISLGGFQPQFEINFKENAGLAFELAFTKKY; translated from the coding sequence ATGAAACAAGTATTAATTTTAATGTTATTTTTTGTTTGTATTGTTGTTAGTTTTTCCCAAAGTTATGATGAGATGGCTTCTGATACTGTAGTTGTTAGAGGTAATATGGATAACAAGTTGTTACTTTATGAAATTCATAAACAAAATACTTTAGTGCCTTTTTTATTGAATTTTTTTGTGGGTTTTGGTACAGGTTCATTCGTGCAAGGAGATATTACTGGTGGATTACTGATTTTAGGATTTGATATGTTGGGTTTCGGTTTGATTAGTGGTGGTATATATTCTCTTTCTCAACATCAAGGTATTAATACACCAACGGTTGCATTATCTTTGATGTCTTTAGGTGGAATTACTTTGTTTGTAACACGGATTGTTGAAATAATAATTCCTTTTACATATGCGTCTAGTTATAATAGGAACCTTCGAGAAAAATTGGGTATATCCTTGGGAGGATTTCAGCCTCAATTTGAGATAAATTTCAAAGAAAATGCTGGTTTGGCGTTTGAACTTGCTTTTACTAAGAAGTATTGA